The DNA segment AAACTGCTAAGCGCCAGAGAGATATTAGTGTCGTAATTAAAGGCAAAAGAAGAAAACAATAATGTCGTTGAGTTAAtgctttcttttttgttttggtaatgcagttctttttcatttttgtctTTACCATGAAAGATGCAAGAGGAGGAAGGGCGATGATAGTGAAGTTTTCGAGCAAGttgttgaaattaaattgtgaagaaaaaataaataaataaatgaaaatgggCCCACCCAGGGCCAAGATCAAGCTTCTTCTTGGTAGGACTTTTAATGCAAGTGGAGTCCCCAGTCCCTGAAGCAATCCAGAGTTGCCTCTTATGTATGATTCATATGCTACACTACTACCAGTACTGCCAtgtgctttcttttcttttgtttctcctccttttaagccttgattgaaCATTCAACTACTCTACACTTTGAAACATGGGGGAAGCTCCAGAAATACAACTGCAGGTCCCGTGTAAGTCACCTTTTCACTATAGATATACATGCTTGTTAGCTATTATAAATTAACATGTAAAGTGTTTGATTGTTTACCAGCTGAGGATGAGAAATTAAATGAAGATTCAGTTGAGCAGCAAACAAATGGAAACCAGTCAACAACAATCACGCAACAAAGAACCTACAAATGGTGGCTACTAATGACAATCTAtacattttttcttctttctggTCAGTCAGTGGCTACACTTCTGGGAAGATTGTACTATGACAAAGGCGGAAACAGCAAGTGGCTAGCAACCATTGTTCAAGTCGTCGGTTTCCCAATCCTCATTCCCTTATATTACCTTCCATCCTACAAATCTTCACACACTAGCAACATTACAACCAACCCACCCTCTCTTTTAGTTCTTTCGGGCATGTATTTTGGGCTTGGACTACTTTTGGCAGCCGGTTGCTTGTTGTATTCAGTTGGTCTTTTGTATCTCCCGGTCTCCACTTATTCACTCATTTGTGCTTCCCAATTAGCCTTCAATGCCTtgttttccttcttctttaactCACAAAAGTTCACCCCTTTCATAATAAACTCTTTGGTCCTCCTCACAATCTCTTCCACCCTCCTCGTATTCCAAAACGATTCCTCAGGTTCCACACCAGTTCCCAGAGCCAAATATGTGATCGGATTTGTATGCACGGTGGCTGCTTCAGCAGGGTATGGATTGATGTTGTCTCTAACACAACTTTGTTTCGAAAAGATTCTAAAGAAACAAACATTTAAGGCAGTGTTGGACATGATAATCTACCAGTCATCGGCTGCAACTTTGATGATCAGTGTGGGTCTTTTCGCCAGTGGGGAGTGGAAGAGTCTGGGCGAAGAAATGGAAGGGTTTAAACTGGGTAAGTCGGCATACGTTAACGTTTTGGTTTGGATTGCTGTAGGGTGGCAAGTTTTCTCGATTGGTGCGGTGGGTTTGATCTTCGAAGCGTCATCGCTTTTCTCGAATGTTATCAGCACgttaggactacccattgttccAGTGTTTGCGATGGTGTTTTTCCACGATCCAATGACTGGAGTTAAGGTCATTTCCATGTTGTTGGCCATATGGGGATTTGTGTCCTATGTTTACCAGCACTATCTTGATGATCGAAACTCTGATACTGGAAAACTTTAAatcaaaatttgtcaaaaatTAGTATTGGGTAATCAATCCTAGAGCAAGAAGTTACATTTCTTGTATTTATGCCTATACTTTGCTTTCTTCTTTAAAGTTTTTGAGATTAATTCAACCCAAATCTTTTATTTCACAATATAACATCAATAGTTATTAAaaggtttaatataatatttagtacctcaacttgacatttttttaaatttgatatttaaacttttttttatccaatttggtacataaacttacattttttttcctaatttggtacctaaactttttgGTAGTCCAATTTGATACTTGaacttaactt comes from the Gossypium hirsutum isolate 1008001.06 chromosome A06, Gossypium_hirsutum_v2.1, whole genome shotgun sequence genome and includes:
- the LOC107961801 gene encoding purine permease 21, producing MGEAPEIQLQVPSEDEKLNEDSVEQQTNGNQSTTITQQRTYKWWLLMTIYTFFLLSGQSVATLLGRLYYDKGGNSKWLATIVQVVGFPILIPLYYLPSYKSSHTSNITTNPPSLLVLSGMYFGLGLLLAAGCLLYSVGLLYLPVSTYSLICASQLAFNALFSFFFNSQKFTPFIINSLVLLTISSTLLVFQNDSSGSTPVPRAKYVIGFVCTVAASAGYGLMLSLTQLCFEKILKKQTFKAVLDMIIYQSSAATLMISVGLFASGEWKSLGEEMEGFKLGKSAYVNVLVWIAVGWQVFSIGAVGLIFEASSLFSNVISTLGLPIVPVFAMVFFHDPMTGVKVISMLLAIWGFVSYVYQHYLDDRNSDTGKL